The DNA region TCGGTATCGACGGGGCCGGGGGCAATAGCGTTGGCGGTGATGCCGAGAGCACCGAGTTCCATGGCCATTTGTTTCGTCAGTTGGATGACGGCGCCTTTGGAGGTGCCGTAGCTGGTGCGGCCGAGGCCTGCCCTCTGGCCCGATATCGAGGCGATATTGATGATCCGGCCCCAATTGCGGCTTGCCATGTCGCGGGCGGCGGCTTGGCCGCAGAACAATGCGGCGCTCACGTTGACCGCCATGACCCGTTCGAAAACTGCCGGTTCGACGTCGAGAAAACGGCTCATCGGCGCGATGCCGGCGTTGTTCACCATGATGTCGACGCGTCCGAAATGCTCGATCGCACGCTCGATCATGGTCACGCAGGCCTGGTATTCGCCCACGTCGGTCTCGCTGGCAATGGCTTGCGAGGGCAATTCGGTTGCCGTCGCCTGGGCCGCCGCAAGATCGATGTCGGC from Alphaproteobacteria bacterium includes:
- a CDS encoding SDR family oxidoreductase: MKLADRVAVVTGAGNGIGQAIARTFASEGASIVCADIDLAAAQATATELPSQAIASETDVGEYQACVTMIERAIEHFGRVDIMVNNAGIAPMSRFLDVEPAVFERVMAVNVSAALFCGQAAARDMASRNWGRIINIASISGQRAGLGRTSYGTSKGAVIQLTKQMAMELGALGITANAIAPGPVDTETARAGHTPETREVYLRMIPLGRYGETTEIAAAALFLASEDAAYVNGHVLDVDGGFMAAGISFGDY